The sequence below is a genomic window from Chaetodon auriga isolate fChaAug3 chromosome 8, fChaAug3.hap1, whole genome shotgun sequence.
ACTTAAGTGTTAAATTGAGTGTGTGCATTAGTATGGTGGTTTTGAGCCTTATCATGTTAATGATTATATTTGGGATATGGTTATTCAGATCCCTGTGTCCATGAACATCACTGTATCTGGGTTTCTGttcatgtgtctgcaggtgagtcttgatttcTCTCCACTTCAGCCACTATGAGATGGTTCAGAAACCTGGATCAGCGTACTCCAGGTAGTAAATCCAGGTTTCTCAAAATCAGGATAAGGTGCTTACGTGCACGAAATATAACCAGGATAGTCCAAAATCCTGATGGTAACCAGGACACTAGCATGCACGTTAACTCCCACTATCATCTGCAGGGCCATGACGCCAATGTGACAAAACATAAGCTCAGAACTGCTTcaaaaaaactgacaaaaaccttgaaaaactgctgactttttaatgtagtccataaaaacaaacagcaatgatAAAAACAACGAGGTGGTAATAATATTCAACAATGTAAAACAACGTAACAACGGACAGTaagaaattaaattaatttaagaTTGCTATCATTCTCAGAGCCATCCCATGTACCTAAAAGCTGTGGAGCTATTGCATGTCTGTATTTCGGGCAAACACGGGTGAGTTTCCAGGGAGCAAATCTGTGGTGTAGTTAGGAATGTCTAGGTGCTGGCTGGGGTGTGAGCACAGACAGCTGATCCTGGATCGGGTCACCCGACGAGAGAGGTGGAGGTTTGGGATGGAGTGAAATGACGCAGGAGGAGGTAACAGATCTGACTGGCTGATAGAAAAGTGACAGTAACAGTTTCTCATTGTCAGGGGCATTCTGCAGTAGAGGTGCACATTAATATGCCCTattttatacatacatacatacaggaAACTcgcacacactctccctctacacacacatatacaggtGAGGACATTTAGAGCTgaattactttaaaaaaaaaaaaaaaagtttcacaatTTTCTAAAGGTGAAAATGAGCACAATAAAATCCCTTGAATTCTTTAATAATCCAAAAAATTACTACAAAGCACCAGTATACTCCAAACatgctgcttcctctcctgtctagcttcttcagcttcatgttaCATATAATTACAAACACACGTTTGACCCTGCTGTGAAGACAGACCAGGACAGGTCGGTGGAGCTTCCCGCAGTTCGACAGTGCTCAGGTTACAGGAGTTACATCTGAATCCcagtggaggagaaagactCGTCTCTAGTCTGTCACAGAAAGAAGTGATTCTTCCATTCGCTCCCATCCTACATCGACAGTCTTTCCAAATCAAAGTCCAGCAGCGCACCTGATGCTCTTCTGAGTCCAGAGATGGGTTGTGGGTGCAGAACGAGGAGGACTAACCTGACTGTGCTGTACATGGTGGTTGAAGGGGAGGACGTCTGCTACATGGCGGTGAGGTGAAGGCTGGCCTCAGTCAGTAAGAGTGAAACGTGCGAGGTGACTGGTCAGCGCGGCACCTGCATCTGTTGTGAGGTCTGTGATTGGTTCTGAGCCGTGACCTCGGGGCCCCGGCTGGCCAGTCGGCTGAGGATGTTTCTCTCTGACATTTGCAGCCGCACAGCGACAGGGGGTATCCTGGCGATGGTGGCCGGGAGACGTGTGACGTCAGCCTTCATGTCGCTCAGGAGTTCCTCGAGCTGTTTGAGAACTGGTATACAACACGTAAATGAGCTATGAGCACCACCGCGACAATCCAAAGGAAGAATTGTTTGAGGGTTTTAGTGAGTTTGTCTGGTGAAATTTAAGGACTCGATATCATCATATTTTAGCATTAAGATGCAGTCCGACCAGTTTCTGGTGGAgtggcaaagaggaggaggggacagGAAATAGTGTGGACAGGACTGTAGACCTGAACTATAGCGGCTAACATGGCTAGCAGGCTAACAACAGCAGTCTACAAAGCTGTAAAGCATTTATTAATCTGCATCTACTTTGCCtaatcatttgtcattttccaaGCAACATTTggtggttccagcttctcagatgtgattacttcctgcttttctcagtttcatATTATTGTGAAGTGAAGATGTTGGTGTTTTGGATTGTACCGGGTGGTTGCACAGTTTACTTCCTGAATAGGTAATGAGAAGTTGTCCTTGCTCAAACAtggaagctgctgtttgttgatgGTTACGTTAGCAGCCACAATTAGGGCCCATAAATTCAAACATTTATGTTCACATACTAgctcccttttctcttctcctggTACTGTCATGACTGACTGTAAAATTCAAGCTAAATGAATATTACTGTGAGATGACAGCACAGAATATCTAAAACTATTCTCCTGCCAAGATTTGAAAAAACGAAGGTTGCACAGTCATATGAAATATAACAGTGATCAAACCATACACATTTGTTTATGTACACAAATGAATTATTCCATGTAAGTGTtgtaaaatatttaaactgTGCTATTTTCTAACACAGTTATCACACTGTGAAATCTCACACTGCTGCAACCCAACAACAAGTATGTTTTCCAGGTCCATAAGAACCTATACCTGTCCCTTTTAGTCTTCCCTATGTTTTACCTTTATGTAGTACTGCATTGGCAGGCTTGTTTCCAGACATGGACTCCTTGCTGAGGTGCTGGTGGGACTCGGCGAGACACTCCACCTCACTGAAGCGAGTGTTGAGGGCCATGGAGGGGTGGGACGGGTCCTCTGTCATGTTCAGGTAAGCCGCCCTGCGCAACTGCTCCTCGATCACCAAAGCCTGCTCCAGCAActacacaggaaacacagacgCACAACACGCCCGGTGAGGTATGATAGAAACgcagacaggcagaaacacacacacgctcagggGAAAGGTGTGAGAACAGTGAGCACGCTCAGTTCACCTTGAACCTGCGGGCCAGAAACTTGTTCTTGATCTCCAGGAAGTTTCCTCTGCTCATCTCCCCTTTGAAGGGCTCATTGAGGATGGCAAACCTCACATCGTTCTGCACATCCTGCCACCGAGCGTAGCCGTGTCTGAGAGGCGCAGAGGTCAAGTGTAACAACATTATTGTCTTGCGGGGGTCTGAGGATTATAGTATGCCGTTTTCTCAAACAGGTTTTAAGGACGATAACTGCTGATTATTGTGTAGGCATGACACTTTAAGACGTCAGCAAGTAAAGCTGCGCACTACAAAATATTCCTAACCGTAAATATTTAAGTTAACTGTCTCTTTTGCcataaaagaagaaacaaatgagtgaaaatgtgaGTGAAAATGCAGCATGGCCTTGGTGTGCTTCATAACGGCAGCTaatgataacacacacacattgacaacCAACTCACGAATCAGTCGACTAGTCATTTCAGCTCTAACGTGAcaggaaaacagctgttttctggATCTGTGCCTCTAACAAATTGTCAGTTTGAAAGGATACTGTATGAtgccagccagcagccagtAGTCATGGCGACGGTGCCAAATCTCAAAGGTCTTCTTGGTGACGGTGGCTGCCCTCTCTTCATTCTGCCACAGAGAGTGGAGCTctgggagggaggacagacgggtcaaaacacacacaaacgacaGACGAAAAAGGCGATGAAAAAACGCGTCTGTGTGCGACTTGGTCCACCTGTGAATCCGCCGTCAGCGATGTTGAACATGAACCTCTGCTTggtgtcttttttcttctcttcactGACGTTAACCACCGGCGCAGCTGTTGTTCCCTCTTTGGTGTTCTCTCCGTTCTGCAATTTGCCAGATTCGTCTGTTTTCACGGcgtccttctcctctttttgctctgtggggaaacaacagaaacatgtcagCAGCAAAGTTTAGGATTCATTATGTAGACATGAGTGAAAGTCAACGGTTGAAAGTTTGTCGAGTCTATTTACGTTTAGACATTTAGCTTTGCCTTATGTCTCCATCTGAGTTTACTTTTGTACTTTCAGTGCaaagtgtgcgtgcgtgttgaCATGTTTGCacctttcatctcctctgttgGTGAACTGGTGTCCATCTTCTCatcttttccctcctcagctGAAGCAAGAGAAGCACTGTTAGAGGAACAGAATGAACAGGGAAAAGGACAAAGTGGACAACAGTTTGAACAGCTGCCTCACCTTTAGTCTTGTCCTCCTCTGAATCCGCCTTGCCCTCCGAACCTTCACCCTTGACCTCAGCAGGAGTATCCTTCTCCACCTCTGAAGTCttgtccttctcttccttctccttgtttgcatcttcatcctccttctccttcccttcatctccatttcctgcctccttctctttctcctccttcgcCATAGTGGGGTCtacctctccttctttcttttcaagGACGGGGGATTTTTCAGACTCATCTGGGATTTCAATAATCTATGGGAGAGAGGGGGTAGccagtttcaaattaaaaatatcTGCTGAGTCAGGTATAACGTTACTGCTCAAAACTTATTAAGACTGTACAAGAAAAATGGGATGAATATAAAAGCAGAATTTACCTCCGGATCATCTGCCTTCTTGGCTCCTTTGCCATCCTCAACCTCCTTCTTCATGTCTTCCTTGTCGTCCGATTTAGACAAATcctctgaaaaaacagaacatgcATGTCAACAACAGGTATGCAAAGACTGTATTTATATTCTGTCTCTGAGGCTTAATGGTggaataaggaaaaaaaaaagtgtgtctCATGGCCTGTTATCacttgtttcatgtttttctggcCAGTGAATCCTGACAGTCAGAGAAATACTATTAAATGATAACAAAATATCTTTCAGTGCAACTGTTCACAACTTCCAGGGGTATGATTAtaattatttaaatttaaagttaaagtttattttaagtTTCAGTTTGGGTAAAAGTTGAGGCAAAGCATGTCGTGCTGGGGTTAGAGCACAGAGTAAAAGGAAATGCATGCCAGTAAATTTTCTAAATTGTAGGAAATCACAGGGAATTTTAGATTTTaagttaataataaaaaatcaagtgtgaagtgtgtgtgtgtgtgtgtgtgtatgtgtgtacctgGGACAGGAGTGTTGGGCTGCGTGTCTGCAGGGGTTCCAGTAGATGGAGTCTTTGGGTCTTCTCCAGCAGCCAAAGCTGCAGCCCGtttgttctcctccagctctgccatCCAGGGCATTGACCACTGACCGTTCACATGCTCAAACTCCTGCACCTGTTAGTCAACACGTGAACCCATCAGCCCGTAAGTCATTAAATACttatattatttcaacatatttTGTACAGTTTCTTTTCTAACTGGTAAATCATACCTTTTTCCTTATAAGTGACATCACACCAATACGGGTGAGCACGTGCTGCCTTGACAGACCCTCGCGTGGGACACCGTCCGCGAAGGTCTCAGCTCCATCAGCCCCCGGTTCACAAAGGTGACGCATGAACAGAGACACATAGGCCCTGTGAACACGGGttaagaagaagatggagggatgTCATCGAAAGCACATTTGGAAAACATCAAAATCTCCcagaaaaaggcaaagaaaacacactgcaaatcaaacaaaacaactcaCGAATGCTAAAAAGCGTTAAAGGGAGATTTAAATCAGTTTACAATATTCTGTgctacaaaaacattttatgtcaCAGTACCAAAAAAGTACTGAGGTTGAATTTGTCGCATTGAGACTCACTTGAATTCTTTCTCAGACTTCCCTCGGAGGTCCCTGACCAGCCACTGGTTGGTGAAAGCATCCTGGGGAGGCATCCCATAACGCATCACTGCGTTCAGGAAAGCCTTCCTCTGTCGTGCATTGAAGCCCAAAACCTGAcaggtaaaacaaaaaaaaggtcaagATGTTTGCAAATTACGTGCTTTAAAGAAATAATAGAAAGTACAGTGATGATACTCAATAAACAGTCAAATTTCAAGCCATTTATCCCAGTCACTCATTCGTCATCTGTAGGATCTCACCTCGATGTTCCCGCCCACTCTGGCCAACAGTGGAGGCAGAGGTTTGTCCCGATCGTTCCTCAGCCCCTTACGATTTGGTCTGCGGGCATTCgctaaaaatgaaatgcacacaGTTAGTCCATCTGAGACTCATTAAAGGCAGTTTCACTGAATGAaggttaaaagtaaaaaagccAATGATGCATTGTCGTGTGTGCTCTTAACATCCTAAAGTCGCTCTGTGAAGATGATCCACTTACAGCTCATCGCGGCACACTCTGATCCTGAAGCTGTCCCTCCTCACAACCTGTCAGCACTTCTACACTAAATGCTTCTTCTTGAAGCATAAAGCTTTCAAAACATTAACAACTGAAAGCAGTGTTGTGGTACAGAACATTTAATGAAACAGGGCCATAATTAAGTCAAACCAAAATAACACTAAATCAAAATACGTACATTGTTGTGTGCTCATAAAGGAACTGCAGAATAtggaaagaaaataatctgTCCTAAAACAGTCCTGacacaaatgtgcaaatatgcaaaacaaAGTGCATTTCACAAGAACTTCATCAACAGTTATCTCTTTCAAGTGCGAGCAGACACTGCTGATTTCACTGTTCTTTTCCTGattctttgcctttttccttctcttttcctcctttttctctttctctccgtcctTTCTCGCCCCTGTACGCTTAATGCAGATGATGCAGTAACAACTGAGCTGTTGAGGTTGTCGATGAGGGTTTCATAGCTGTCCTCTTAATGTGAACAGGCATCTGCAGAGGTGGTTTGAAGGAtgttagtggaaaaaaaaactgtgcctCAAACAGTGGAGATTCCTTGTTAACAGGAAGGTGGACAGCCGTGTCTCAAGCTTTGTTGGGACCAAATCTCAATGGAACCATGTCCATCTTCTCGTAGGCTAAGAGCGGGTGTATTCACAGTCTGTCTTACCAGTACCTCCTCTCTTAACAGCAGTGATGAGAACAGCAGGCCTTACCTTCACTTCGCTCGTCAAAGTCCTCGTCACCCTCCTCCGAGGCCACCGAGTAGTCCGATTGGTTATCAGACTGATCCTCCTGCCAGTCTAAAGGGAGCacagacagaggggggaggggggagaaaacTCTTCATTAGCTGGACAGAATCTTACTGAGAGAGGAGATAATGTGCATCCAAACTCCTCGtggagctgcagcctgtttAAATTCATGCCAGCCAGACTTTTAGCCAGGAGGGGGAGCCACTGCTTCAGCACTACATTTTTCCAAATAATCAGAAATCAACATGGGAATAGTTTTATCATTAAAATCCAGCATAACTGATGTGCTGAGACTGAACTGAACGTACAACAAAACACATAGAAAGGCAGAACTTATTCTTAACATATATGAATTCAATTCTGACTGTTGTTTGCCTCCTTTGGTCTGAAACCACAGTGACTTCTGGCTCGCATGCGTTCTCTGCCCAATTACAAATAACTcacagtatgaaaaaaaaaaaaatcacaaggtACAACATTCAACAtaacacacataacacacagtGACTAAGaatctgtttgattttttttcaggTAAATATTTTAAGATAGAAATATCTTTAAaccgtctgctgctgctgtctttgttatCCTGTCTTCACTTGGCTGTCATGAGTCTGTATAAAGTGGGCCAAAGGGGCTGATGAGGGAGACTGTTTAGTATTGTTCGATCTCATTCTGGGTTTTCATCAGTAAACTTTAACATTACTTTATTGCTCGACTTTTAGAGCAAATATAAACATGCAGCAGTATTGcaatttttttgtgaaatattactGAATCTTTACAAATCTGACGTTAAAGGAGATTTGAGCAAAGCCTCGTTAAGAGCCCAAAGGCTACATTCATTACAAAAGCAGTGGCTGGTTGCTTTGGGCTTAGAAAGGAGTCCCgccattatgttttttttttttttaagtcactCAGCAAACTCTGTACCTACTGCGGGTCTGATGCCGATCTGCTCCTGCTCCTTGTCGATGGATTCTAATTGTTTTAAACATGcttcaaacacagcacacaactAACATGTTTCTACAGCCAATCTCaagccacaaaacaaaaacttcatGCCATGCACTCACTAGCTGTCCTACGTTACACcaacaccacacaaacacaagtccGCCAACACCACCGCACAGCACAAGAAGAGGTTGCATTATATATTGTTCTGTACCCTGTCTAATACCTCGGTCCTCCTGGGAGCCGTCATTGTAGTTGACTGGCTTTCGAGTTCTTTTGCCTTTGCCCAGATTTCGGGCGAgatcctcctgctgctgctcataatGGTGACGGAGCAGCTTCTCCCAGTAATCAGGATCAACACTTTCCTCCTGCTTGATCACCTCcctttccacctcctcctcctcaacgAAAGAGCAGAGTAATTATTATgagaatgaacataaaaacgtGTCTCGTTAAAGTTGAATAACAATGTCAGGTCTAGTCCAAAGCTGTCGGACCTTTTTGACAGACATCCCCTACCAAGGTGTCAAAAAGCTGAACCAACACAATTAACTTGTATTAAGTCATACATTCATAGAGACACATTTCGTAGGCCATCATACCTCATCGTCTTCGTCTTTGACCACATACTGGGCTACTTTAAAGGAGCTGAGGTACTCGTTCATGCTCTGGAGCTCAGTGTCGTCTGTGGCATCCTGGTTCCTGTCTAGCAAACGGTCAATTGCTTGGTCATCGTAGTGGATCACACTGCTGTCATCCTCCTTGTTGTCCCCTGAAGGCAGAATAAGTCAAACAGAAAGGGGCTACAGTTATTCCCTGTAACATCTGTCAGATCAGACATCAGGCATCCCAGTGGTAGAGTGGTCTTTCCACCTCAGTCTCTCCCCATTTTCAGCCTCTATCTCCAATTGGTGGAGATTATTGATGTGCCTAATGGGAATGGCGAACTCAtcgcttcctgtgtgtgtgtgtgagttggcACAGTGTAGGATTTAATATTTTTGGATAACAGCGTTTAGTGGTCCATAAAGGACCAATGTGCAGGATTTGGTGGCATCTAGAGTGAGGTTATAGATTGCAAATAACTGCATAGCCCTCCCTTTCCcagcatgtaggagaacctacagtggcCATGAAactcatgaaaaacacaaaaggctactgtttgatttgtccattctgggctactgtagaaatatGGTGGTGCAACCTGGCAGACTCCATGTTAGAGGATAAGAGACTAAACAGACTGCTAAATAACAGACTTtccataaaaacaaagatggtACTCCATTTGATAAAGAGGAGTGGGGCGAGGAGTGTTCCCTGTCATCTCTACATCTTCACTCAACTTCACTCAAATAGGTAGGTACCGAGGCCTTCATTGCATTCTGCAGCActttcaaacaaacaataagTAATAACAGACTGCTAAACAGTggcgatgtgtgtgtgtgtgtgtgtgggggggtgctCCATTTCTAATTCTCGCTCAGTCCAACTGTGGCTGCTTCAAGTAGATAGACAGATGCTTAAGATAGCAAAATTATAAAATTATTGTGTTCTGGGGAGATTTTTTAAATAGCAGCAGTGCTAATCATTTAGCAGCTGTGCACCGCTGCATACAGGGAAACACTGATTTACAAATTGTAGCACCTCTTGTTTTTACAACACTCTAAAATTATCTAGCtgcttttttaatgtttgaaaaatgtttatAGTAAAAATCCAGATAAAGTAAATGATTGACAATAGATCAATCTGGCAGCGGGTTAAAGTCGACTCACCTTCTCCGACTTCATCCTTGAACAGCTCTTCAGTTCCAAACTTGAGGATGTCATCGAGCTCCTGTTTGGACATGGAGCCCGTCTTGGAGCCGAGACCAGGTCTCACCACAAGATGGGTGagcatcatcttcttcttcgcCACCTGGTAGAAGGAAGAAGgtgaaagacaaacaagcagTGAGCGGGTGACCACAACATCCTGACATGGTTGATGTGAAAGTTCCTGCAGTGTTCTTCTCAGCAGACCTGAGTGatcctctcctccactgacGCTTTGGTAACAAAGCGATAAATCATCACTTTCCTGTTCTGGCCGATACGGTGAGCTCTGCTGAAAGCCTATAGAGCACAAACAACATAATCACCAAATCatccagacaaacaaacatgctgacATGGATGCTAGGTTACGGCTGGGGTTTGCAAACCTGGATGTCATTGTGGGGGTTCCAGTCAGAGTCATAGATGATGACGGTGTCAGCAGAGGCCAGATTGATGCCCAAACCACCAGCTCTGGTAGAGAGGAGGAAAGCAAACTGAGGGGCACCGGGAGCTGTTCAGatgaacaacagaaaaagaagcatAGAGAGAAGGAAAGTTAGAGCACTGATAGcataacacagcagctgtttttaagcaaaataaacagtatatGTACGTATATGTCCCACCATTAAAGCGGTCGATGGCTTCCTGTCTCAAGTTGCCAGTGACTCCTCCATCAATTCTTTCATATTTGTAGCCTTCATTCTCCAGGAAGTcctccagcaggtccagcatTTTGGTCATCTGGGAGAAGACCAGAACCCTGTGGCCCccctccttcagcttcttcatcatcttctggagCAGCATCAGTTTTCCTGAAGACTTGGTCAGAGCATTGCCCTCATACATGCCATTTGGAAGCTTCGGGGCCTCCTACAATCCAGAAGAGAAATCTGAATAAACTGACTGCGTGTTTCAATAAACAGACATCGTTAAGAGCTACGACACAACATGCACCTCCAGAGGAAACTTTAGAGATGAATTGTGTAAAAAGACTTGGATCCtactgtggctgctgcaggaaaGAGGTAGGGGTGATTGCAGCACTTCTTCAGGTCCATCACCACGTTGAGCAGAGAGACTTGGTTTCCTCCTCCGCGAGTGTTCAGGGCCTCAAAGTTACGTGTCAGGATGAACTTGTAGTATTTCCTGggttaaaacaaagaaaaagagagatcagagaaaagaaaatatactTTACAAGTGTTCAGAAGTCAGATTTTATACCCTGCATTACTCAGAACTTATAGAAATGAATAATGTCCATCCATCCCGTCTTCAATACCGTATGTAGCCTGCTTTAATTTCATGAGTGCACGCTTAACAACTGTTAAAAGATATCGCCACACATCGTCTCTTAGCTTACTTCTGCATGGGGCTCAGCTCCACTCTAACAATGAGCTCGGTCTTTGAAGGCATGTGTTTGAAAACATCAGCCTTCAGCCTCCTGAGCATGTGTGGTCCCAGCATGTCATGGAGCTTCTTGATCTGGTCCTCTTTGGCAATGTCTGCAAACTCCTCCAGAAACCCTTCCAGGTtgctgaagagaaaaagagaaagaaatacataaatacaggGTCAGTGTTGGTGTTTTCTTCGCATCTGCAATACAGCCACACATGCTATGGCCACATGTGGGGCTACTCACTTGAATCTCTCTGGCGTCAGGAAGTTCAGCAAGTGGAAGAGCtcctccaggttgttctgaAGAGGAGTGCCAGTTAGCAGCAGCTTGTGCTGCAACGGGTAGTTGTTCAGCACTCGGAAGAACTAagaagggacaaaaaaaaacattagattATGGGCATTGTGATTAATAATAAGAGGAATAAAAATACAGCAAGAAGCAGTAGCTAGCATTATCATGTGcaacacagcagtgattcaTCCACAAACTCATTTTTGATCAGAATAACTGGACAAACAACCACTTGTAAAAAGTATTCTGTTTTCACCTTGGACTGGTTGTTTTTGAGTCTGTGAGCCTCGTCCACAACCAGACAGGCCCACTCAATGGAGCCCAGCACAGCCTGATCAATGGTAATCAACTCATAGGATGTCAGCAGGACGTGGAACTTGACCGGTGAGTCTTTCTgtaaaggacagagagagaaggacatTAGTTGAGCAGCCAAACGATGAACGAAGGAGGCACAGAAACATTAAGGCAGCAAGCAAGTGTTTCCACTGGTAATATATGGTACCACAAACCAAAACTTCTTGTTCAAAGTTTGAAGAATTTGGCAGCGTTTGCATTTTTGTTATGTAAATTCCTACCACTGCAGCTATTAATACAGTGCAGGACAGCAAGTGTTATAATGCAGGGCACCAATTCAACCTCCTTCTTCACTCCCTTCAATGTTCTCTTTTGATGTCATCCTTTTTGCTACTTTGTCCTTACCTTCATCTTGGAtgcttttttccctcctcgGATGGCATTTCCCTCAAAGGAGAACTCGTTTTCTCTGATGACAGCcctgctgtctttgtccccTACGTAGGTCACCACGTACATGTCAGGGGCCCACATCTCAAACTCTCTTTCCCAGTTAATGATGGTGGACAGGGGAGCGCTAACCAGGAAGGGACCTTTGGAGTGACCCTATAAACAGGAAGACAAAATCAGCATGAACATGGAAAGATGTTATATATAGACAGCACTTCTATCTAAAgagctttacaggtgctggCCTTTCAATCTGGGGCAATTTGGGGTTCTTGCCTTGTGGATCGAACGGCCAACCCTGTGATCAGTAGCTACCCAGGCTACCTGCTgatccacagcagcagtttattaGATAAACTACAACATATGTAAACAGCTGCATCTGTCTTGCCCTGCCTTTAGGATAGAGTTCCTTACTTGGAACTCATCCCCTTTAATGGACAGAGTTACTGTGTGTCACATGTCTGAAACCCAACCCACTAACACTGACTGACAGGGGAGGGCAGACTGGACAAAACAGGGACAGGAACTTGCAGGAAATacattgtatttcattttatattttacatttcagcatAAATAGGCTTACATTAAGCTTTCGCCTTAAGAATTACACAAAAGTAAATAACTAAGAAAAGCAATCATACACACGGTTCTTACCTCCTTGTACAATGAGTAGAGGAAGACAGCAGTCTGCACAGTCTTGCCTAAACCCATTTCATCAGCCAGGATTGTGTCTGTGGCCTGAGCCCAAGAAAACCTCAGCCAGTTCAACCCCTCCAGCTGGTAGGGATGCAGAGTGCCTCCTGTGCTGTCCAGATAGTCGGGCTGCCGATCAAACTTGATGGTGGGCTGGAAGCAAGAAACCAAGAAGAATATCAATCCCACATCTGTCCTAATTCAGGCTACTTTTATTCTGCCAAGGGAATAGGCTTGACAGCAATGCTTCATTTTATCATTAATAATCCACTTGACTGTTGCAAAAATGATATATGGCAGAATCAGGTTCACATGAaggctgtgttgtttttttaggtACAAAGTTTGAAAATACTTACATCTACAACTGGATTAGCAGGTGGTCGCTCTGCCTTCTTGACTTTGACTgccttcttcagcttcttcccAGGCCTGCCCTCCTCACCCACCATCAACTctcttcaaaaacaacaaaaacatacttaaaactgcatttgtgtaACCATGAAGAAGATGAATTAGCTGACATTATGTAAATTTCTGCAAACCTGTGATTCCAGTATGTCTGTTTGTAGGTGTCAAACTCTGGGATGTCCATGTCTTCGCTCTCCCAGGTTGACTGGTCATAGGGCAGATCTCTCCATTTGATCAAGTAATGCACGTTGTTCTTCTTATCAACACTAatatggaaaagaaaatgtgaaggaAATATGGAGTTATGATAAAGCACTACTACTGCTGCCAGAATAAGTCttaaacatgcatttttgtCTGCATACAATTAACTGTCTTTGTcaacatg
It includes:
- the chd4b gene encoding chromodomain-helicase-DNA-binding protein 4 isoform X3 — translated: MSGSEDEREDFGAADEHSLLHGEEEPEDAVSDVDEVPKSKKKKKAKKSSRESRSSKRQRPIREELPVSSPEHLIGVEAAERDADEGGVRSESEGSDYAPGRKKKKRSSSAKDKKKGGAGAEKGGTSSSKSKRKDPEPEDDDDDDDDCQPKSSTQLLEAWGMKDIDHVFTQEDYSSLTNYKAFSQFVRPLIAAKNPKIAVSKMMTLMMAKWREFSTNNPLKGCATANAALAAANVAAAVESMVVAGTDGGSETVAAPSPAPTPAAAPAPAVPPAAPAPPLRKAKTKEGKGPNARKKSKPTPKPPPKPKPKKVAPLKIKLGGLNSKRKRSSSDEDEPDVDSDFDDGSFSVSDGSNRSSRPKKKPKSAKKKKKVETEDGDGYETDHQDYCEVCQQGGEIILCDTCPRAYHMVCLDPDMEKAPEGKWSCPHCEKEGIQWEARDDLSEADGEDEEDRRDEGVEEEDDHHIEFCRVCKDGGELLCCDTCPSSYHIHCLNPPLPEIPNGEWICPRCKCPPMKGKVQKVLTWRWGEPPAPTPVPRPADLPADAPDPPPMAGRREREFFVKWCNMSYWHCSWVLELQLELNCQVMFRNYQRKTDMDEPPPVDFGGEGDDDKSTKRKNKDPLFVHMEEEFYRYGVKMEWLMIHRILNHSVDKKNNVHYLIKWRDLPYDQSTWESEDMDIPEFDTYKQTYWNHRELMVGEEGRPGKKLKKAVKVKKAERPPANPVVDPTIKFDRQPDYLDSTGGTLHPYQLEGLNWLRFSWAQATDTILADEMGLGKTVQTAVFLYSLYKEGHSKGPFLVSAPLSTIINWEREFEMWAPDMYVVTYVGDKDSRAVIRENEFSFEGNAIRGGKKASKMKKDSPVKFHVLLTSYELITIDQAVLGSIEWACLVVDEAHRLKNNQSKFFRVLNNYPLQHKLLLTGTPLQNNLEELFHLLNFLTPERFNNLEGFLEEFADIAKEDQIKKLHDMLGPHMLRRLKADVFKHMPSKTELIVRVELSPMQKKYYKFILTRNFEALNTRGGGNQVSLLNVVMDLKKCCNHPYLFPAAATEAPKLPNGMYEGNALTKSSGKLMLLQKMMKKLKEGGHRVLVFSQMTKMLDLLEDFLENEGYKYERIDGGVTGNLRQEAIDRFNAPGAPQFAFLLSTRAGGLGINLASADTVIIYDSDWNPHNDIQAFSRAHRIGQNRKVMIYRFVTKASVEERITQVAKKKMMLTHLVVRPGLGSKTGSMSKQELDDILKFGTEELFKDEVGEGDNKEDDSSVIHYDDQAIDRLLDRNQDATDDTELQSMNEYLSSFKVAQYVVKDEDDEEEEVEREVIKQEESVDPDYWEKLLRHHYEQQQEDLARNLGKGKRTRKPVNYNDGSQEDRDWQEDQSDNQSDYSVASEEGDEDFDERSEANARRPNRKGLRNDRDKPLPPLLARVGGNIEVLGFNARQRKAFLNAVMRYGMPPQDAFTNQWLVRDLRGKSEKEFKAYVSLFMRHLCEPGADGAETFADGVPREGLSRQHVLTRIGVMSLIRKKVQEFEHVNGQWSMPWMAELEENKRAAALAAGEDPKTPSTGTPADTQPNTPVPEDLSKSDDKEDMKKEVEDGKGAKKADDPEIIEIPDESEKSPVLEKKEGEVDPTMAKEEKEKEAGNGDEGKEKEDEDANKEKEEKDKTSEVEKDTPAEVKGEGSEGKADSEEDKTKAEEGKDEKMDTSSPTEEMKEQKEEKDAVKTDESGKLQNGENTKEGTTAAPVVNVSEEKKKDTKQRFMFNIADGGFTELHSLWQNEERAATVTKKTFEIWHRRHDYWLLAGIIQHGYARWQDVQNDVRFAILNEPFKGEMSRGNFLEIKNKFLARRFKLLEQALVIEEQLRRAAYLNMTEDPSHPSMALNTRFSEVECLAESHQHLSKESMSGNKPANAVLHKVLKQLEELLSDMKADVTRLPATIARIPPVAVRLQMSERNILSRLASRGPEVTAQNQSQTSQQMQVPR